TTGGTGTCATCATGATTCACTGCCAGGAGAGTTTCTTGATTTTCCTGAAACCCACGCGGCGATTCAGAACAGCAGTCATGTTGAGGATGGTGGCATTGGTGCTGCGTTTGATGACATTCAAAAACGAAGTGACTGGCATGATTGGGCTGACCACTTGATCACCGATGAAGATCCGTTGTTGTCTACTAACTGGAATGATCTCTTGCTTGAAACTAGTTCCAATTCAGATTCAAAGGTTATTTAAAACTTCTTGTTCCACCAAGtctttactttttctatttGATATCCGTATTCTCATGCTGTTTTGAAGTTTCAGGACCAGAAATCTCTGCAAATTCCGCAACCTCAGGTTGTTCAGCAGCAACCTTCTCCATCCGTGGAGTTACGACCTGTTAGCACAACATCTTCGAACAGCAATAACGGAACGGGCAAGGCTCGTATGCGTTGGACTCCAGAGCTTCACGAGGCTTTTGTTGAGGCTGTCAACAGTCTTGGTGGCAGTGAAAGTGagcatttgtttttctttgctttcacATAGACTTTGTATTGGTtaactctttgtttcttctggCTAACTCATATTTTTACGCAGGAGCTACTCCTAAAGGTGTACTGAAGATAATGAAAGTTGAAGGCTTGACTATATATCATGTCAAAAGCCATTTGCAGGTTCTTATTAATATATTCCTCCCAGCTCCTTACTGCTACATATACAGAATTTGTCTTCTAACAAAAGATGGTGTTTTTTGTTCAGAAATATAGGACAGCTAGATATCGGCCTGAGCCATCAGAAACTGGTAGATACTGAACTCATtcccatcttccttgatgatttATTCTGTAGAAatcagtttaaaatttaaagtttcttTGATCGTTACAGGTTCACCAGAGAAGAAGTTGACACCGCTTGAACATATAACATCTCTTGATTTGAAAGGGTAAGGCTTATTATATCTGGTGACATGACATCACAAGTGCTACACCATTATTAACAGATTCTCAGCTAGTACATATTTATACTGCAGTGGGATAGGTATTACGGAGGCTCTGCGTCTTCAGATGGAAGTACAGAAGCAACTCCATGAGCAGCTCGAGGTATGTCATAGTAAAGGCATTACCAGTTTTGGTTTCTATGCCTGTGTTGTGAGCTTTTGATAGTGTTTGGATGGTACCTgcataaaagtaaaaatgtGAAACCTGGTTCTTCTCATGTGCCTGCAGATTCAAAGAAATCTGCAACTCCGGATAGAAGAACAAGGCAAGTACCTGCAAATGATGTTCGAGAAGCAAAACTCGGGTCTTACCAAAGGGACAGCCTCAACATCAGATTCTGCAGCCAAATCTGaacaagaagacaagaaaactGCTGATTCAAAGGAGCTCGCAGCAGAAGAAACCAGGGTTTGTGAGGAGCCAGAAGCTCCACAGGCAAAGCGCCCTAAAACCGACAATTGAAAGAATATCTCGTGCTGGACAAATTCAGAGTTCAACAGTGAGAGAGCTCTTGGTCTTGAGGTTCTTCAggacttctctctctttactgtTTGGACTATTTTTCTGATGGAAGACTCTCTCAACTCAGCTGTGTAGACAAACAACAGATCCCCAAggaagaaactaaaataaagtaaagattTAGTTTGGGAGAATCTTCAACATTCGAATGTTAATCTAAATGCTCAACTCATCATTAGTTTTACCGATACAGATTCTTATGTTAATCTTTTTTAGAATATCAAAACCTTGGATATTTTCCTCCACAAAATGCCTGTTTTATGAATCCTGGCTTACAAGATTAACCTCACCAATCCTATATTAATCTTTGTTTAACTGTGTATTACAGAATGTTTATAAACTTGACATCAAATGATACCACACATACATCTTTATATCTTCTAttcatctataaaaaaaaaacaaacacaaaaaaatcagaaaaagagaaatcatagccaaaatacaaaaaaaaaaaatgatttgagacgGCAAAATCATCTGAATGACTCCACTGGCATTGTTTCCTCCAGTGTAACAGCAGCTTGAAAACAATCCACAGCTTCTTGCATCGAAGAGACGGATCCTTCGGCTTTAAACATCTTTCCGAGATTGTACCAAGCCGAGTGGTTCAGCCTATCAATCCTTAGAGCCTCCATTAGAAAGCTTCTTACAACCGCTATGCTTGTTCGGTTCCCAAGCTCCAGTAGGATCTCAGCCTTCGATATTAAGCTTGGGACATGCATCGGATCAATGTCTAGAGCGGTTGTGAACGCCTCCATTGCTTCTTCTATTTGCCCTTGCCTCTTGTACAATACACCTGCCAATTGGTATGAATAAGTTATCAACAATACCGTCTTGATGTGTTTCAAATAGTTGTACTGAGAATAAGGTGATACCTTCGGTGTGGTATCGAACAGAAGAGTAAGGTGCGATGAGTCTTGATTTCGAGAGACATGACTGTGCGTCACGCCATTGTGAGAGGTTTATGTAGATATGAGCCAGATCATGCCACGTCCCAAGCTCCAGACTCCTCAATTCTTCTACATATCCCTGCAATGAATAAGCCTGTCTCAGGGTTTATTCTGCGCTGTTGAAGACTTTTGGGggagaaatgaaaaaattacCTTTGGCAGCTTCTTTGCAGAGTTGAAGCTTTTGCTTTGAACCTGAAGGAGTGCGAGAAGTTGTNCAAATGATACCACACATACATCTTTATATCTTCTAttcatctataaaaaaaaaacaaacacaaaaaaatcagaaaaagagaaatcatagccaaaatacaaaaaaaaaaaatgatttgagacgGCAAAATCATCTGAATGACTCCACTGGCATTGTTTCCTCCAGTGTAACAGCAGCTTGAAAACAATCCACAGCTTCTTGCATCGAAGAGACGGATCCTTCGGCTTTAAACATCTTTCCGAGATTGTACCAAGCCGAGTGGTTCAGCCTATCAATCCTTAGAGCCTCCATTAGAAAGCTTCTTACAACCGCTATGCTTGTTCGGTTCCCAAGCTCCAGTAGGATCTCAGCCTTCGATATTAAGCTTGGGACATGCATCGGATCAATGTCTAGAGCGGTTGTGAACGCCTCCATTGCTTCTTCTATTTGCCCTTGCCTCTTGTACAATACACCTGCCAATTGGTATGAATAAGTTATCAACAATACCGTCTTGATGTGTTTCAAATAGTTGTACTGAGAATAAGGTGATACCTTCGGTGTGGTATCGAACAGAAGAGTAAGGTGCGATGAGTCTTGATTTCGAGAGACATGACTGTGCGTCACGCCATTGTGAGAGGTTTATGTAGATATGAGCCAGATCATGCCACGTCCCAAGCTCCAGACTCCTCAATTCTTCTACATATCCCTGCAATGAATAAGCCTGTCTCAGGGTTTATTCTGCGCTGTTGAAGACTTTTGGGggagaaatgaaaaaattacCTTTGGCAGCTTCTTTGCAGAGTTGAAGCTTTTGCTTTGAACCTGAAGGAGTGCGAGAAGTTGTGTGTAAGTCTTAATTGCATCCTTCACTTCTCCTTTAGCTAAACGAAGCTTTGCCTTCAAACGCAACAGCTTCCCCTGTTCCCATTTCCCTGTCTCGTTAAGCGCAGCATCCACTATGGTCTCCGCGTCTGAAAACCGCTTCTGCGCAGATAAAACCCGAGCCAAAAGCAACCACACTTCAAGAACCGACTCTGCTCCAAGTTTCAACGCATGTTTAGCATATGCTAACGCAGAATCAAGCTTCCTCTGCTCTGCATTCTCTAAAGCAAGACGGTACACGACTCTTGGATTTGACATATCAGCAGATTCTAGTGCCTGAATCCCCTCAGATTGCCTAGCTATCCGCTCTGTCTCAGTAATCGCCATTCTCGAGCTTTCAGTGAGTGTAATCCCTAACACGAGACGTGCTGCTCCATCTAACTGACTGCACTCGTTCCCCAAGTTTTCAATCGCTCTGCGTGCATAATCTAACCCTTCCTCAGCGAGACCAGTTCTCTCACCGCATATCTTGGAAGCCATCAGCAAACCTGAAATCCTGTTTGGATTCTCCCGTTCCGAAAACAGCTTCCTTAGTAAACCAAGCGCAACAAGACCGTCCCCTGCACCTTGGTAACACAGAGACAATGTATGATAAAGTTCCCTCTGATCCATGATCTCGGGGCTAAGCTCTTCGAGTTGCTTAGCAAGAGCAGTAAGATCGCCTGCGATTGTAAGAGCGAAGGAGAGATGGTCCAAGATTGCTGCATCCCACGAGATTCTTTTCAGATTAACTTTCATGAGAAGTAACATCAGAAGAAGAATAGCTTCTTCCACATTGTTCCTCGGAATGAAGGAGCCCTCAGTCTGAGAACGCAGGTTCGGCGGCACTGCTTCTTCCCCGGAATAGAGAAGAAACACAGCATACTCTTTCTGAATTCTCGCCGTGGTTTCTGGATCGATTTTCCAGTGATTGAGAAGCGCTCTTCTATACGACAAGATAGCATCACGCGGTGAATCAGCAAGCTTCCACAATTCAGGAAGCAGCTCGACCGCTTTCATCAACGTCTCCTGCAACTTTATATCGCCAGTCACATTTTCTGAACCTCCTTCCGATAAAGAAGCCTCAACTATATCAAGAATAACTCTGCAAGACTGTGCAGCCTCTGCAAGAAGANCCATTGCTTCTTCTATTTGCCCTTGCCTCTTGTACAATACACCTGCCAATTGGTATGAATAAGTTATCAACAATACCGTCTTGATGTGTTTCAAATAGTTGTACTGAGAATAAGGTGATACCTTCGGTGTGGTATCGAACAGAAGAGTAAGGTGCGATGAGTCTTGATTTCGAGAGACATGACTGTGCGTCACGCCATTGTGAGAGGTTTATGTAGATATGAGCCAGATCATGCCACGTCCCAAGCTCCAGACTCCTCAATTCTTCTACATATCCCTGCAATGAATAAGCCTGTCTCAGGGTTTATTCTGCGCTGTTGAAGACTTTTGGGggagaaatgaaaaaattacCTTTGGCAGCTTCTTTGCAGAGTTGAAGCTTTTGCTTTGAACCTGAAGGAGTGCGAGAAGTTGTNGTTTCATTTTAGCcaagaaagaacaaacaaacaaaaggatGGAATCAAAAGAAAAGGTTGGTTACTACCTTGGAACCTTCCAAGACGCTGGAGAGATTTCGCTTTGAGATAAATGGCTTCGAAAATCAAACTAACGGCATGCTTAGACATGGAAGGTGGAGGAGTAGCAGCAAAGCCGCCTTTAGACCGTCTTCTATGTTTTCGTTCTTCTCTTACTGTTAGAGCTGTTTTCATCTTTACAGTAATCCCATTGATATCTATCCCTTCAAAGACTCGCAATGCCGCTTCTATATTCCCTTTCTGATACTCAATTCTTCCCAAAAGCGCTCTCGCCTccttaaaacaacaaaaaaaacaacaacacaattaACAACATGACTCAGCTTGTGTGGATCAACAAAAAGCTCATGAGTGATCAAAGAAAACGTTCGGACCTCATAGTTCAAGGAACTTGTCTCACGCAGAGATAACTCGGCTTCTTCGATGTTCCCATTATCTAATTTCTTAGCATTCTCGCTATCCGCAACTGATAAACCTGAGTTTCCATTGTTAGATAACTCAGATTTCTTGTCTTCATCCTCTCTAAGTCTCATTTGTTCACCAGAACACAAACACTTCATTCTGATCTTCCTCAGACTTTGTCTTAGTTTGCGTAAATGCAACTTCTCAGGCCTACTACTAGTGATCTCCTTGTTCTTCATAGCTTCTCAACGACCTTCAAAATGACACCAGAAACCATTGATTGAAGAGATCAAGATGTGTatcaaaaacagaacagaagaaACAGGGGATGAAACATTCACATTCATGCAAATATGATTCAGTTAACTACCACAGACAGAAAAATCAGAActttataataaatacaataaaaaaatcttgataATCGAATTAACGCTCAAGAACTCAAATCCATGAACAGTCGCAACAATTTCAGCATTTTAACTATAAACTCACACACCCCTAGAATTGGGGATTCTAAAACACAGTTCAATTACCCAAAAAGCTCGAAAATTTTAagattgaaaattgaaaattaaaggataaaaaccctaaatcagaTCGAATCGCATATGTATATACCAAAATGAAGAAGTGATAAGAACGATcaagagagaggaagaaaaagaagagaccTTTGATATcgagggaaagaagaagagaaaagaagaaaagagacaGCCATGGCCGCCTCGAGATTCTTGGGACTTATTCCAATTGGAAGCAATCAAGCAAAGGGGGAAGGAGgaaacaatcaaaagaaaagaaaaaaaaaaatctgatctttcttcttcttttataattttttcaccCTTTTACTTTTCTCTCTTCGACTCCTTTTTTGCCTTTGTCGCTTTCTGCATTGTTGtgagtgagttttttttttggggtttgcctatttgtttggtgttttcttcactaatacccaaaaaaaattacacaaaaagGTGAGAAATTGGGACTGCAAAAtgtgagaagaagaatattatGAATGAATATAAGTGCAGAGCGAATAAAAACAGCAGATGGAATTTTTTCGAAGCTCTCTTAGGGACAAGAGAGAGACTAGAGatgtgttttagttttagttattaaaaaaaaaaaacaaagacatttattacctttttattttcttccttttctttttgtttccatctttaattttaattattttgtttgaaaatgtCTTTTGATGGGGGGTCCcttgatttttggttttcattaattacttctttttattttgtttccatctttaattattatttcgatatttttttatatattttcatattggtcagttaaataatataattgcaatatgttttactaattatatatttaatactcaACTATTAGTATTAacattaagaaataaaaattaaaatacattttcgTTACTTTTATATTATCAATATGTAGAAACTTCTAATCGAGGGTGTATTGACTCTGGTTAGGTAGATGTTTAGGTGAAAATAGTTGGACTTTATTAGTAGTTTTTTACAGGAAGCTTAGCTCTAGCTGtcattttatgaaaattatactTCCAGGATTGAAAGTTCAGTATATGGGTTAATTAACCCCATCatccatatattttatattcctTTATTCAATCTTTAATTCATGGATATCTGTCATAATAACAATTAGACAGACGAGACGACcgacaacaaaaattaataagtgccaaaaacaaatttgaatatCAAGAGTTTTATGACCATGATGACTTGGTTAAAAATCTTATCTTCCTCACAGTGGAAATAATTGCATACTTTAAATGAAATTGGTGCGAggtccatttttttaaaaaagtacatCTATGTGTAATCATTTTACAGTACTTTGgatgtttataaaatatcttcttgttttttgaaaaacttaATTAGTAAAATTATTCATCAAAGTTCCATTTACAAATATTGATATGTCACGCATTTCACACCCGATGAAAAATACTAGCAAGATAAACACACA
The sequence above is a segment of the Camelina sativa cultivar DH55 chromosome 10, Cs, whole genome shotgun sequence genome. Coding sequences within it:
- the LOC104717339 gene encoding protein PHOSPHATE STARVATION RESPONSE 1, producing MEARPVQRSGSRDLSSNNLARTSSIPSSSTPKPSAAEDVFMRSENNNNTQLMSRPLGQTYHLLSSSNGGAVGHICSSSSSSGFSTNLHYSSMVSHEKQQHYTGSSTAAVQTLTNDSSWCHHDSLPGEFLDFPETHAAIQNSSHVEDGGIGAAFDDIQKRSDWHDWADHLITDEDPLLSTNWNDLLLETSSNSDSKDQKSLQIPQPQVVQQQPSPSVELRPVSTTSSNSNNGTGKARMRWTPELHEAFVEAVNSLGGSERATPKGVLKIMKVEGLTIYHVKSHLQKYRTARYRPEPSETGSPEKKLTPLEHITSLDLKGGIGITEALRLQMEVQKQLHEQLEIQRNLQLRIEEQGKYLQMMFEKQNSGLTKGTASTSDSAAKSEQEDKKTADSKELAAEETRVCEEPEAPQAKRPKTDN
- the LOC104717341 gene encoding tetratricopeptide repeat protein 7A isoform X2 — encoded protein: MKNKEITSSRPEKLHLRKLRQSLRKIRMKCLCSGEQMRLREDEDKKSELSNNGNSGLSVADSENAKKLDNGNIEEAELSLRETSSLNYEEARALLGRIEYQKGNIEAALRVFEGIDINGITVKMKTALTVREERKHRRRSKGGFAATPPPSMSKHAVSLIFEAIYLKAKSLQRLGRFQEAAQSCRVILDIVEASLSEGGSENVTGDIKLQETLMKAVELLPELWKLADSPRDAILSYRRALLNHWKIDPETTARIQKEYAVFLLYSGEEAVPPNLRSQTEGSFIPRNNVEEAILLLMLLLMKVNLKRISWDAAILDHLSFALTIAGDLTALAKQLEELSPEIMDQRELYHTLSLCYQGAGDGLVALGLLRKLFSERENPNRISGLLMASKICGERTGLAEEGLDYARRAIENLGNECSQLDGAARLVLGITLTESSRMAITETERIARQSEGIQALESADMSNPRVVYRLALENAEQRKLDSALAYAKHALKLGAESVLEVWLLLARVLSAQKRFSDAETIVDAALNETGKWEQGKLLRLKAKLRLAKGEVKDAIKTYTQLLALLQVQSKSFNSAKKLPKGYVEELRSLELGTWHDLAHIYINLSQWRDAQSCLSKSRLIAPYSSVRYHTEGVLYKRQGQIEEAMEAFTTALDIDPMHVPSLISKAEILLELGNRTSIAVVRSFLMEALRIDRLNHSAWYNLGKMFKAEGSVSSMQEAVDCFQAAVTLEETMPVESFR
- the LOC104717341 gene encoding tetratricopeptide repeat protein 7A isoform X1 gives rise to the protein MKNKEITSSRPEKLHLRKLRQSLRKIRMKCLCSGEQMRLREDEDKKSELSNNGNSGLSVADSENAKKLDNGNIEEAELSLRETSSLNYEEARALLGRIEYQKGNIEAALRVFEGIDINGITVKMKTALTVREERKHRRRSKGGFAATPPPSMSKHAVSLIFEAIYLKAKSLQRLGRFQEAAQSCRVILDIVEASLSEGGSENVTGDIKLQETLMKAVELLPELWKLADSPRDAILSYRRALLNHWKIDPETTARIQKEYAVFLLYSGEEAVPPNLRSQTEGSFIPRNNVEEAILLLMLLLMKVNLKRISWDAAILDHLSFALTIAGDLTALAKQLEELSPEIMDQRELYHTLSLCYQGAGDGLVALGLLRKLFSERENPNRISGLLMASKICGERTGLAEEGLDYARRAIENLGNECSQLDGAARLVLGITLTESSRMAITETERIARQSEGIQALESADMSNPRVVYRLALENAEQRKLDSALAYAKHALKLGAESVLEVWLLLARVLSAQKRFSDAETIVDAALNETGKWEQGKLLRLKAKLRLAKGEVKDAIKTYTQLLALLQVQSKSFNSAKKLPKGYVEELRSLELGTWHDLAHIYINLSQWRDAQSCLSKSRLIAPYSSVRYHTEGVLYKRQGQIEEAMEAFTTALDIDPMHVPSLISKAEILLELGNRTSIAVVRSFLMEALRIDRLNHSAWYNLGKMFKAEGSVSSMQEAVDCFQAAVTLEETMPVESFR